In Myxococcus stipitatus, the following are encoded in one genomic region:
- a CDS encoding acyltransferase domain-containing protein, with protein MLKPLSRALAAGDSIRCVVREGTLDGGEVDGVPLDDGAGFAGLVQRALALQDPGHPRREPPKHFDAPRSLMRTALAAWPAPESSRRAGRRCHIFVKDHPLPSYPVRVRQQEQPPPPKVAFVFAGAGSAWWGMARELMGSEPVFRSCFQSCDAAFRTIGGWSLVEALFAPLSRSGLARGAVQLPVVLGIQISLAALWRDWGIEPGAVMGFSAGEWAAAHVAGILSLEEAFALAHHFLQVLRDVFGGAGMAVVGLPAAQVAHRLGAFSGRVAIASENSPVSTGIGGEPAALQALTEQWRAEGVFARMVDIDVYGHIPQVEPLMAHYLRECPALKPLPGRIPMLSTVTGAIADGPSMGPSYWADHIRKPVRFSSAVQALLESGHEVFLDVNPHPIHARSVEEHFAGRPGGACVIASMLRGEDAQVTLHRALTALLEKGCVAREERVVPLSHVPAALEGPAELFVLSSRTEQMLREQARRVAEQLREQDGASLLDLCFTAALGRDHHEHRLALVASSRRSLAEGLAAFARRESLPIPSAQGVVRPGSSVRVGFVFPGQECFPLGQSAALLEEPCFRECFERCEWSLRSLTGASLIQSLQSGQVQPDVGPPLLFAFQVSLAALWSAWGIHPDGVVGQGVGEVSAAHVAGGLSLEDGMALVVGHARARASLAPSVPLYSARRGGRLRAADLDPVHWRECLGGQRTVFESAVEAMLADGLRAFVELAPRPVLSHALRRLMDASGLAEGRTAVCSAHRDGPPRGVLLETLGMLHTLGREPRWKGLFSKGGRMTKLPPQVWRSEHQGFHAARGPESGAPSTPPPATTAVRSAGRVEPIAVVGMSCRLPGGVRSPEDFWRLLSEGGNAVREVPPDRWNLEAWYDADPEAPGKMYSRHGGFLDDVDAFDASFFGVSRVEARSMDPQQRMLLELSWEALESAGLAVERLQGSATGVFVGICLSDYAHLELHARDPRGINAYSGSGSVHSVAAGRIAYALGLEGPAVAVDTACSSSLVAAHLACQSLREGECDLALVGGASLLLSPRMSVYFSKLRVLSADGACRAFDHAASGYVRGEGAGVVVLKRLSDALMEGAPILGVLRGSAVSQGGRSNGLTAPSGPSQARVIERALRQGGVAPLEVGYVEAHGTGTSLGDAIEVESLASVLGQGRPRSAPLWLGSVKTNLGHLEGSAGIASLLKVLLALRHRALPKNLHFDTPSPYIPWSEIPIQVVTELREWQVPPGGRRVAGVSAFGFSGTNAHLVVEEAPPCPRRAEVSEDAERPELLVLSARDPEALRESAERFHAMLMERDGPMRDVCYSASCRRSHHEHRLAVVARSRSEAAEALDAFRRGPPPAKAHVGFAPPGDSPGVVFLFNGLGAPWSDAGWKRLEEEPAFRESLRSVDEVLTRLSGQSILEEPGREPPRPEGTCLSGPAHLALQLSLVALLRSWGIEPGAVLGVGLGEVAAAYVAGVLSLEDAVRLCLADDAAGAKEVSARLPVLPIYSSVRGARAVVGDFEEDHWKRDMHSPARLESALEAVAGDGHTLFVELGSEASLSSVVQACLQRQGKRATVLTALRRGEPERRSLLSVLGGLFVEGVSPEWARLFPEGGAWVPLPSYPWRKERYWVSTPEPELPVPMQEERGLAPAVLAGLVAAAPEAVRLEPAVLPPLHELVQLPPEQRRACVETFLRGEVATLLELSGDLPDGRQPLVRFGFDSLMGMKLKARLAQTLGLTVSAVLLLSGMSLDGLVKLALENLDALPPRPEVATNDSMEEFRF; from the coding sequence GTGCTCAAGCCATTGTCGCGAGCGCTCGCGGCGGGTGACTCCATCCGCTGTGTCGTCCGGGAAGGCACGCTGGACGGCGGGGAGGTGGACGGGGTGCCGCTGGACGACGGGGCCGGATTCGCGGGGCTCGTCCAGCGAGCGCTCGCCCTCCAAGACCCGGGGCATCCGCGCCGCGAGCCGCCGAAGCACTTCGACGCGCCGCGCTCCCTGATGCGGACGGCGCTCGCCGCGTGGCCAGCACCCGAGTCCTCCAGGCGGGCGGGCCGCCGCTGCCACATCTTCGTCAAGGACCACCCTCTCCCCTCCTATCCGGTGCGGGTGCGCCAGCAGGAGCAGCCGCCTCCTCCCAAGGTGGCCTTCGTCTTCGCTGGCGCGGGATCGGCCTGGTGGGGAATGGCTCGGGAGCTGATGGGCTCCGAGCCCGTCTTCCGCTCCTGCTTCCAGTCCTGTGACGCGGCGTTCCGGACGATAGGTGGGTGGTCGCTCGTGGAGGCGCTCTTCGCGCCCCTGTCCCGGTCGGGACTGGCTCGGGGGGCGGTGCAGCTCCCGGTGGTCCTGGGGATCCAGATTTCGCTCGCGGCGCTGTGGCGGGACTGGGGCATCGAGCCTGGCGCGGTGATGGGCTTCAGCGCCGGCGAGTGGGCGGCGGCGCATGTGGCGGGGATTCTGTCCTTGGAGGAGGCCTTCGCGCTCGCGCATCACTTCCTCCAGGTGCTGCGCGACGTCTTCGGTGGCGCGGGCATGGCCGTGGTGGGGTTGCCGGCCGCCCAGGTGGCGCATCGCCTTGGGGCCTTCTCGGGCCGTGTCGCGATTGCCTCCGAGAACAGCCCGGTCTCCACGGGGATTGGAGGCGAGCCCGCGGCGCTCCAGGCGCTCACCGAGCAGTGGCGGGCCGAAGGGGTCTTCGCCCGGATGGTGGACATCGACGTCTATGGCCACATCCCCCAGGTCGAGCCGCTCATGGCGCACTACCTCCGGGAGTGTCCGGCGCTGAAGCCCCTGCCTGGGCGAATCCCCATGCTCTCCACGGTGACGGGCGCCATCGCGGATGGCCCTTCGATGGGGCCGTCCTATTGGGCCGACCACATTCGCAAGCCCGTGCGTTTCTCCTCCGCCGTGCAGGCGCTGCTCGAGTCCGGACACGAGGTGTTCCTCGACGTCAATCCGCACCCCATCCACGCGCGCTCGGTCGAGGAGCACTTCGCCGGCCGTCCGGGCGGGGCGTGTGTCATCGCGAGCATGCTTCGGGGGGAGGACGCCCAGGTCACGCTGCACCGAGCGCTCACGGCCCTCCTCGAAAAGGGGTGCGTGGCTCGCGAGGAGCGCGTCGTCCCGCTCTCGCACGTGCCGGCCGCCCTTGAGGGGCCCGCCGAGTTGTTCGTCCTTTCGTCGAGGACCGAGCAGATGCTTCGCGAACAGGCCCGGCGCGTCGCCGAACAGCTCCGCGAGCAGGACGGCGCTTCGCTGTTGGATCTCTGCTTCACGGCGGCCCTGGGGCGCGACCACCACGAGCACCGGTTGGCCCTGGTGGCGAGCTCGCGGCGCTCCCTGGCCGAGGGCCTGGCGGCGTTCGCGCGGCGGGAGTCCCTCCCGATTCCGTCGGCCCAGGGGGTGGTTCGCCCGGGTTCGTCCGTCCGTGTGGGCTTCGTGTTCCCAGGTCAGGAGTGCTTCCCGCTCGGCCAGAGTGCCGCGTTGCTGGAGGAGCCTTGCTTCAGGGAGTGCTTCGAGCGCTGCGAGTGGAGCCTGCGTTCGCTGACCGGCGCATCGCTCATCCAGTCGCTTCAGTCCGGGCAGGTCCAGCCCGACGTCGGGCCGCCGCTGCTCTTCGCGTTCCAGGTGTCGCTCGCCGCGCTCTGGTCCGCGTGGGGCATTCATCCCGATGGCGTGGTGGGGCAGGGCGTGGGCGAAGTCAGCGCGGCCCACGTCGCGGGGGGGCTGTCGCTCGAGGATGGCATGGCGCTCGTGGTGGGCCACGCGCGCGCCCGGGCCTCCCTGGCGCCGTCGGTGCCTCTGTATTCAGCACGGCGCGGAGGCCGTCTCCGCGCGGCGGACCTCGACCCGGTCCACTGGCGGGAATGCCTCGGGGGGCAGCGGACCGTGTTCGAGTCGGCCGTCGAGGCGATGCTCGCGGATGGCCTTCGTGCCTTCGTGGAGCTGGCTCCGCGTCCGGTGCTTTCGCACGCCCTGCGTCGCCTGATGGATGCCTCGGGCCTCGCGGAGGGCAGGACCGCCGTGTGCTCCGCGCACCGGGACGGGCCGCCTCGCGGCGTGCTGCTGGAGACGTTGGGGATGCTCCACACGCTGGGGCGCGAGCCCCGGTGGAAGGGGCTCTTCTCCAAGGGGGGACGTATGACCAAGCTGCCGCCGCAAGTCTGGCGAAGTGAACACCAGGGCTTCCACGCCGCGCGAGGACCGGAGTCTGGCGCTCCCTCCACGCCTCCACCGGCGACCACGGCGGTCCGCTCCGCGGGAAGGGTGGAGCCCATCGCCGTGGTGGGGATGTCGTGCCGGCTGCCGGGCGGAGTCCGCAGTCCAGAGGACTTCTGGCGCTTGCTCTCCGAGGGTGGGAACGCGGTGCGCGAGGTCCCCCCCGACCGATGGAACCTGGAGGCCTGGTACGACGCCGACCCCGAGGCACCGGGGAAGATGTACTCGAGGCACGGCGGGTTCCTCGATGACGTGGATGCCTTCGACGCGTCCTTCTTCGGCGTCTCGAGGGTGGAAGCCCGGTCGATGGACCCGCAGCAGCGGATGTTGCTGGAGCTGAGCTGGGAGGCACTGGAGAGCGCGGGGTTGGCGGTGGAGCGGCTTCAGGGGTCCGCCACGGGCGTGTTCGTCGGCATCTGCTTGAGCGACTACGCGCACCTGGAGCTCCACGCGAGGGACCCGCGTGGCATCAACGCCTACTCGGGCTCTGGGAGTGTCCACAGTGTCGCGGCGGGTCGAATCGCCTACGCCCTGGGCCTGGAGGGGCCCGCGGTCGCCGTCGACACGGCGTGCTCCTCCTCCCTCGTCGCCGCCCATCTGGCATGCCAGAGCCTGCGGGAAGGGGAGTGTGACCTCGCGCTCGTGGGCGGCGCGAGCCTCCTGTTGTCGCCGCGGATGTCGGTCTACTTCTCCAAGCTCCGGGTCCTGTCGGCCGATGGCGCCTGCCGGGCCTTTGACCACGCGGCGAGCGGCTATGTCCGGGGCGAAGGGGCGGGCGTCGTGGTCCTCAAGCGCCTGTCGGACGCCCTCATGGAAGGGGCTCCCATCCTGGGGGTGCTGCGAGGCTCGGCTGTCAGTCAGGGAGGTCGCTCCAACGGGCTCACGGCCCCCAGCGGTCCCTCGCAGGCGCGTGTCATCGAGCGCGCGCTCCGGCAGGGCGGTGTCGCGCCTCTCGAGGTCGGCTACGTCGAGGCCCATGGGACGGGGACCTCCCTGGGGGACGCCATCGAGGTGGAGTCCCTCGCCTCGGTGCTGGGCCAGGGGCGTCCTCGCTCGGCGCCCCTGTGGCTGGGGTCGGTGAAGACGAACCTTGGACACCTTGAAGGCTCGGCGGGCATCGCCAGCCTGCTCAAGGTTCTCCTCGCGTTGCGGCACCGGGCGCTGCCGAAGAACCTGCACTTCGACACACCCAGCCCATACATCCCCTGGTCCGAGATTCCCATCCAGGTGGTCACGGAGCTGCGTGAGTGGCAGGTCCCTCCGGGCGGCCGGCGAGTGGCCGGCGTCAGTGCCTTCGGGTTCAGCGGGACGAACGCGCACCTCGTCGTCGAGGAGGCGCCGCCGTGTCCCCGCCGGGCCGAGGTCTCCGAGGACGCGGAACGTCCGGAGTTGCTGGTCCTCTCCGCGAGAGACCCCGAGGCCCTGCGGGAGTCCGCCGAGCGCTTCCACGCGATGCTCATGGAGCGGGATGGGCCGATGCGAGACGTGTGCTACTCGGCGAGCTGTCGTCGGAGCCACCATGAGCATCGGCTCGCCGTGGTGGCTCGTTCCAGGAGTGAGGCAGCAGAAGCCCTCGACGCCTTTCGCCGTGGGCCACCCCCCGCGAAGGCGCACGTTGGCTTCGCGCCTCCAGGGGACTCTCCAGGGGTTGTCTTCCTGTTCAATGGCTTGGGAGCACCGTGGAGTGACGCGGGTTGGAAGCGCCTCGAAGAGGAGCCGGCCTTCCGCGAGTCCCTGCGGTCCGTGGATGAGGTGCTCACGCGCCTCTCGGGCCAGTCGATTCTCGAGGAGCCTGGCCGCGAGCCTCCGCGTCCTGAGGGGACGTGCCTCTCAGGACCCGCGCACCTCGCCCTGCAACTGTCGCTCGTGGCGCTGCTTCGCTCCTGGGGCATCGAACCGGGCGCCGTGCTGGGTGTCGGCCTGGGGGAGGTGGCGGCGGCGTATGTGGCGGGAGTGCTCTCGCTCGAGGACGCGGTGCGCCTCTGCCTGGCTGACGATGCGGCGGGGGCGAAGGAGGTGAGCGCCCGACTGCCGGTGCTCCCCATCTACTCGTCGGTCCGCGGCGCGCGCGCGGTGGTGGGGGACTTCGAAGAGGACCATTGGAAGCGCGACATGCATTCGCCCGCGCGCCTCGAGTCCGCGCTCGAGGCCGTGGCGGGAGATGGGCACACGCTCTTCGTCGAGCTGGGCTCCGAAGCGTCCCTGTCGTCCGTTGTCCAGGCGTGTCTCCAGCGACAGGGGAAGCGCGCGACGGTGCTGACGGCGCTGCGGCGCGGTGAGCCCGAGCGCCGCTCCCTGCTCTCGGTGTTGGGGGGCTTGTTCGTCGAGGGTGTCTCGCCCGAGTGGGCCCGGCTCTTCCCAGAGGGGGGCGCGTGGGTGCCCCTTCCGTCGTACCCGTGGCGCAAGGAGCGCTACTGGGTTTCGACCCCCGAGCCCGAGCTCCCCGTGCCCATGCAGGAGGAACGCGGCCTTGCGCCTGCCGTGCTGGCCGGGCTCGTGGCCGCGGCGCCAGAGGCAGTGCGTCTGGAGCCCGCGGTGCTTCCTCCGCTCCATGAACTGGTCCAACTGCCCCCCGAGCAGCGTCGCGCATGCGTCGAGACCTTTCTGCGTGGAGAGGTCGCCACGCTCCTGGAGCTCTCGGGGGACCTGCCCGATGGGCGGCAGCCGCTCGTGCGCTTCGGCTTCGACTCCCTCATGGGGATGAAGCTCAAGGCCCGGCTGGCACAGACGCTGGGTTTGACGGTGTCCGCCGTGCTGCTCCTGAGCGGGATGAGCCTGGATGGGCTCGTGAAGCTCGCCCTCGAAAACCTCGATGCCTTGCCGCCTCGTCCCGAGGTGGCCACCAACGACTCCATGGAGGAGTTCCGATTTTGA